A genomic window from Lentibacter algarum includes:
- the pnp gene encoding polyribonucleotide nucleotidyltransferase: MFNITKKTMEWGEETLTLETGKVARQADGSVIATLGETSVMANVTFAKQPKPGQDFFPLTVHYQEKYYAAGKVPGGFFKREARPTEKETLTARLIDRPIRPLFVPGFKNEVLVMCTVLSHDLVNDPDMVAMIAASAALTISGAPFMGPVAAARVGFVDGEYVLNPTVDDMQDLRQNPEQRLDLVVAGTKDAVMMVESEAYELTEAEMLGAVKFAHDSIQPVIDLIIELAESAAKEPFDFQPPEYTELYEAVKAAGETAMRAAFALTDKQERTAAVSAARATIMGALTEEQLADANLGSALKKLEAGILRGDVVKTGKRIDGRALDTVRPIVCETGLLPRTHGSALFTRGETQGLVVTTLGTGDDEQFIDALHGNFKSNFLLHYNFPPYSVGEAGRVGPPGRREIGHGKLAWRALQAVLPAATDFPYTIRLVSEITESNGSSSMASVCGGSLSMMDAGVPLKSAVAGVAMGLILEDDGSYAVLTDILGDEDHLGDMDFKVAGTADGITSLQMDIKVAGITQEIMEKALEQAKAGRLHILEEMNKSIDGAQDFSIHAPRIETMQIPTDKIREVIGSGGKVIREIVEVSGAKVDINDEGIIKIASPNGEAIKKAYDMIHSIVAEPEEGQVYDGKVVKIVDFGAFVNFFGKRDGLVHVSQIESRRLNHPSDVLKEGQDVKVKLLGFDDRGKVRLSMKVVDQQTGEEIAPDAKKDGDSEE; encoded by the coding sequence ATGTTTAACATTACGAAGAAGACCATGGAGTGGGGCGAAGAAACGCTTACACTTGAAACGGGCAAGGTTGCTCGTCAAGCCGATGGCTCTGTCATCGCGACCCTCGGTGAAACATCTGTCATGGCCAACGTGACATTCGCCAAGCAGCCTAAGCCGGGCCAAGACTTTTTCCCGCTGACGGTTCACTACCAAGAGAAATACTATGCGGCCGGCAAAGTGCCTGGCGGCTTCTTTAAGCGCGAAGCGCGCCCGACCGAAAAAGAAACACTGACAGCACGCCTGATCGATCGTCCGATCCGCCCACTGTTTGTTCCTGGCTTCAAAAACGAAGTTCTGGTCATGTGTACCGTGCTGTCGCACGACCTCGTAAACGACCCTGACATGGTTGCGATGATCGCTGCTTCTGCAGCTCTGACCATTTCTGGTGCGCCGTTCATGGGCCCAGTTGCTGCGGCACGTGTCGGCTTTGTTGACGGCGAATATGTGCTCAACCCAACGGTTGATGACATGCAAGACCTGCGTCAGAATCCTGAGCAGCGCCTTGACCTCGTTGTTGCAGGTACAAAAGACGCCGTAATGATGGTTGAATCAGAAGCGTATGAGCTGACCGAAGCAGAGATGCTTGGTGCGGTGAAATTTGCACATGACAGCATTCAGCCTGTGATCGACCTGATCATTGAGCTGGCCGAATCTGCTGCAAAAGAGCCGTTTGACTTCCAGCCACCAGAGTACACAGAGCTATATGAAGCTGTGAAAGCGGCAGGCGAAACAGCGATGCGTGCTGCATTTGCTTTGACCGATAAGCAAGAGCGTACGGCTGCTGTTTCTGCGGCACGAGCAACCATCATGGGCGCGCTGACAGAAGAGCAACTTGCAGATGCGAACCTCGGTTCTGCTCTCAAGAAGCTTGAAGCTGGCATCCTGCGTGGCGACGTTGTGAAAACAGGCAAGCGGATCGATGGTCGCGCGCTTGATACGGTACGTCCGATTGTTTGCGAGACAGGTCTCCTGCCACGCACACACGGCTCTGCATTGTTTACACGTGGCGAAACTCAGGGCCTCGTTGTGACAACGCTCGGCACGGGCGACGACGAACAGTTCATCGACGCACTGCACGGCAACTTCAAATCCAACTTCCTGCTGCACTACAACTTCCCTCCCTATTCAGTTGGTGAAGCTGGTCGCGTGGGCCCTCCCGGTCGCCGCGAAATCGGCCATGGTAAGCTGGCTTGGCGTGCGCTTCAGGCTGTTTTGCCTGCTGCGACTGATTTCCCATACACAATCCGCCTTGTGTCAGAGATCACAGAATCAAACGGCTCATCTTCGATGGCGTCTGTTTGCGGTGGCTCACTGTCGATGATGGATGCTGGTGTCCCGCTCAAGTCTGCGGTTGCTGGTGTTGCGATGGGTCTGATCCTTGAAGATGATGGTTCCTATGCTGTTCTGACAGACATCCTTGGCGATGAAGATCACCTCGGTGATATGGACTTCAAAGTCGCAGGGACTGCCGACGGCATCACCTCGCTGCAGATGGACATCAAAGTCGCGGGCATCACGCAAGAGATTATGGAAAAAGCCCTTGAGCAAGCGAAAGCGGGCCGTCTCCATATCCTCGAAGAGATGAACAAGTCGATTGATGGCGCACAGGATTTCTCAATCCACGCACCACGCATCGAGACCATGCAGATCCCGACGGATAAAATCCGCGAAGTGATCGGCTCGGGCGGCAAAGTCATCCGTGAGATCGTTGAAGTGTCTGGCGCGAAAGTTGATATCAATGACGAAGGCATCATCAAGATTGCTAGCCCGAACGGCGAAGCGATCAAGAAAGCCTATGACATGATTCACTCGATTGTGGCTGAGCCAGAAGAAGGCCAAGTTTACGACGGTAAAGTTGTGAAAATCGTCGACTTCGGCGCATTTGTGAACTTCTTTGGCAAGCGTGACGGCCTTGTACACGTGAGCCAAATTGAGAGCCGTCGCCTGAACCATCCTTCAGATGTTCTGAAGGAAGGCCAAGACGTGAAAGTAAAGCTCTTGGGCTTTGACGATCGCGGCAAAGTGCGTCTCTCGATGAAGGTTGTTGATCAGCAAACAGGCGAAGAAATCGCGCCTGACGCGAAAAAAGACGGCGACAGCGAAGAGTAA
- the aqpZ gene encoding aquaporin Z: MKKMIAEFIGTFTLVLFGCGAAVIAGADGTTGIGLAGISFAFGFALIGMAYGIGPVSGCHINPAVSLGAVAAGRMQVGEAVQYIAAQISGAIAAALVLLTIATGKADYSVAINGLGQNGWGAGYLGEYNMAAAFLFELVATFLFVVVILGATGKGAPAAMAGLAIGITLVVIHLVGIKVTGVSVNPARSIGPALFAGGHAISQLWLFIVAPVLGAVAAGFLFKAGLLDQAE; encoded by the coding sequence ATGAAGAAAATGATAGCAGAGTTTATTGGCACTTTTACACTTGTTTTGTTCGGGTGCGGCGCAGCCGTCATCGCAGGCGCTGATGGGACAACAGGAATCGGATTGGCTGGCATTTCCTTTGCCTTTGGATTTGCACTGATCGGCATGGCTTATGGGATCGGGCCAGTTTCGGGCTGTCATATCAATCCAGCGGTGTCGCTTGGTGCTGTGGCTGCTGGGCGCATGCAGGTGGGAGAGGCTGTGCAATACATTGCCGCACAAATCTCTGGAGCGATTGCTGCGGCGCTTGTGCTTTTGACGATTGCGACGGGCAAGGCAGACTACAGCGTCGCCATTAATGGGTTGGGGCAAAATGGCTGGGGCGCTGGGTATCTTGGCGAATACAATATGGCCGCGGCTTTTCTGTTTGAATTGGTTGCGACCTTCTTGTTTGTTGTCGTGATACTGGGTGCGACTGGCAAGGGTGCGCCTGCAGCGATGGCTGGGCTGGCGATTGGTATCACGCTTGTGGTGATCCATTTGGTTGGCATCAAGGTGACTGGCGTGTCGGTCAATCCTGCGCGCTCGATTGGGCCAGCCCTTTTTGCGGGCGGTCATGCCATTTCACAACTCTGGTTGTTTATTGTCGCGCCAGTTCTTGGCGCAGTCGCAGCTGGTTTTTTGTTCAAGGCAGGACTGCTTGATCAAGCTGAATAA
- a CDS encoding TonB family protein, translated as MIASSGIAKSIAFTAAIVLHAALLWEYAPKTTEIATEGARGALETRLGDSFEDMSKGVLSPVETETTALSPELPSTAQQVFPTTAMSAPAVKALPAEAIAAQPIEDTAVVKSPRPAQRPKALETEPKPTPKASKKTKPKTGASKESRKGAQSGKAKAAQAPKSTGASPTQTTGNAAAQNYPGKVMRKISRVPKPRVASKGSATVRFTISVEGGLAAATIAKSSGSSELDRAALKVVARAAPFPKPPAGAQRSFTLKISGK; from the coding sequence ATGATCGCCTCCTCTGGCATAGCCAAAAGTATTGCCTTCACAGCAGCGATCGTGCTCCATGCCGCGCTCTTATGGGAATACGCCCCAAAGACGACAGAGATCGCGACAGAAGGGGCGAGAGGCGCGCTGGAAACCAGGCTTGGTGATAGCTTTGAGGATATGAGTAAAGGGGTTCTCTCACCTGTAGAGACAGAAACAACAGCTCTATCCCCAGAACTCCCAAGCACAGCACAACAAGTGTTTCCCACAACAGCTATGTCGGCGCCTGCCGTCAAAGCCCTGCCCGCTGAAGCCATCGCTGCCCAGCCAATCGAAGACACAGCGGTTGTGAAATCGCCGCGCCCTGCCCAAAGACCAAAGGCGCTTGAGACGGAACCAAAACCTACGCCAAAGGCCTCCAAAAAAACCAAGCCCAAAACAGGTGCATCAAAAGAAAGCCGCAAAGGCGCCCAAAGCGGAAAAGCCAAAGCAGCACAAGCGCCGAAATCGACAGGAGCGTCCCCCACTCAGACCACAGGCAATGCGGCCGCCCAAAACTATCCTGGGAAAGTAATGCGTAAGATTTCCCGTGTGCCCAAACCGCGTGTCGCCTCTAAAGGCTCAGCCACAGTCCGTTTCACCATCTCAGTTGAAGGTGGCCTTGCTGCGGCCACTATTGCAAAAAGCTCTGGCTCTAGCGAGCTTGACCGCGCAGCGCTCAAAGTCGTGGCCCGCGCGGCCCCTTTCCCAAAGCCGCCAGCTGGCGCACAGCGAAGCTTCACCCTCAAAATAAGCGGAAAATAG
- a CDS encoding biopolymer transporter ExbD has protein sequence MQKKLRKSQVSSRREPTIALINIVFLMLIFFLIAGTLVTPLEADLKLVNTSELEGTAPPDALVLNAAGQLSFRGEVITPSAYMTTASEAEGAYIRLVPDRAVPAATLVQIASELKAAGAGAVVLVTEKALP, from the coding sequence ATGCAAAAAAAACTGCGCAAATCTCAGGTCTCCAGCCGCCGCGAACCAACAATCGCACTTATCAACATCGTCTTTCTCATGCTGATTTTCTTTCTCATAGCGGGGACACTTGTCACGCCACTTGAGGCCGATTTGAAGCTCGTGAACACATCCGAGCTAGAAGGAACAGCCCCCCCCGATGCGTTGGTCTTGAATGCGGCGGGGCAACTAAGCTTTCGCGGCGAAGTGATAACCCCCTCCGCCTACATGACTACGGCGAGTGAGGCCGAGGGCGCATATATAAGACTTGTGCCAGACCGTGCCGTTCCAGCAGCAACGCTGGTCCAGATTGCTTCAGAACTGAAAGCTGCGGGCGCAGGCGCTGTTGTTCTCGTGACAGAAAAGGCGCTGCCATGA
- a CDS encoding biopolymer transporter ExbD, which produces MIRAARRRRRLSMTSLIDVIFLLLLFFMLSSTFSRYAEVELVAAARGNAAIETPPLFVQLSPDAVTVNGLPQDLASLSLPEGEQRLLVSLKPDVTAQRLTDLLVALRRFNQITVTVLTSS; this is translated from the coding sequence ATGATTAGAGCTGCGCGCAGACGGAGGCGCTTGTCGATGACCTCACTCATTGACGTTATCTTCCTGTTGCTATTGTTCTTCATGCTGTCCTCCACGTTTTCCCGTTATGCTGAGGTCGAACTTGTCGCAGCCGCGCGCGGCAATGCAGCTATTGAAACACCGCCTCTCTTCGTTCAGCTCAGTCCAGATGCCGTTACGGTCAACGGGCTTCCACAGGACTTAGCCTCCCTCAGCTTGCCCGAAGGGGAGCAGCGCCTGCTGGTGTCCCTGAAGCCCGATGTCACAGCCCAAAGGCTGACGGATCTGCTTGTTGCCTTGCGCCGATTTAACCAGATCACTGTGACCGTTCTGACCTCGAGCTGA
- a CDS encoding MotA/TolQ/ExbB proton channel family protein, giving the protein MNDVLSSLSRVAELGGPVVVILMGVSVLTLALVLYKLWQFRASSVGKHSALRRAIAAWDEGQSAEAESALKQSHSYLAPLIASGFALAPRERLAAEAEARFATLEGGFRALDSVAQLSPLLGLFGTVLGMIDAFQSLQSAGSQVDPSLLAGGIWVALLTTAVGLAVAMPTAMVLSWLESRMDGERVFADTAIQTICAPRESQPDD; this is encoded by the coding sequence ATGAATGATGTCTTATCTTCTCTGTCGAGAGTAGCTGAACTTGGCGGGCCTGTTGTGGTTATACTTATGGGTGTCTCCGTTCTCACGCTGGCACTTGTTTTGTACAAGCTATGGCAGTTTCGTGCTTCTTCCGTCGGAAAACACAGCGCTCTTCGCCGCGCCATAGCGGCTTGGGACGAAGGCCAATCCGCAGAAGCCGAAAGCGCCCTGAAACAGTCACACAGCTATCTCGCCCCACTGATTGCCTCAGGCTTTGCTTTGGCACCCCGCGAGCGCCTTGCCGCAGAAGCGGAAGCACGCTTCGCCACTTTGGAGGGCGGCTTTCGCGCATTAGATAGCGTTGCACAGCTTTCGCCACTCCTTGGCCTCTTTGGGACAGTTCTGGGCATGATTGACGCCTTTCAATCGCTTCAGAGCGCAGGGAGCCAAGTTGATCCCTCTCTCTTAGCGGGCGGTATCTGGGTCGCGCTCCTCACCACAGCCGTTGGTCTTGCAGTGGCCATGCCAACAGCGATGGTTCTGAGCTGGCTTGAGTCTCGGATGGATGGCGAGCGCGTTTTTGCAGACACTGCAATCCAGACAATTTGCGCGCCGCGAGAGTCACAGCCCGATGATTAG
- a CDS encoding peroxiredoxin produces MGLRINDIVPNFTAQTDKGEIKFHDWIGDSWAILFSHPKDFTPVCTTEFGAVSQLADEWDKRGCKVIGLSVDSVEEHHGWKKDIESYASAKAGFPIIADEDLAVSKAFDMLPADAYLPDGSTAADSASVRSVFIIGPDKQLKLSMTYPMNVGRNFAEVLRALDGLQMANGNGVATPANWTAGQDVIIPTSVSDQDAAAKFGEFTTVFPYLRTTKAPS; encoded by the coding sequence ATGGGCCTTCGCATTAATGACATCGTCCCTAACTTTACAGCCCAAACAGACAAGGGCGAAATCAAGTTCCACGACTGGATCGGCGACAGCTGGGCGATTCTTTTTTCGCACCCAAAAGACTTCACGCCCGTTTGCACAACAGAGTTTGGCGCTGTCTCACAGCTCGCTGACGAGTGGGACAAACGCGGCTGCAAGGTCATCGGCCTTTCCGTTGACAGCGTAGAAGAGCACCACGGCTGGAAGAAGGACATCGAAAGCTATGCCAGCGCAAAAGCGGGCTTCCCAATCATTGCTGATGAAGATCTCGCCGTTTCAAAGGCCTTTGATATGCTGCCAGCCGATGCTTACCTTCCCGATGGTAGCACAGCCGCCGACAGCGCATCTGTGCGCTCGGTTTTCATCATTGGCCCAGATAAACAACTCAAGCTTTCAATGACATACCCCATGAACGTCGGCCGCAACTTCGCAGAAGTCCTGCGCGCGCTCGATGGCCTTCAGATGGCCAATGGCAATGGCGTTGCAACACCAGCAAACTGGACTGCAGGTCAGGATGTGATCATCCCTACAAGCGTTTCCGATCAAGACGCTGCCGCAAAGTTTGGCGAATTCACGACTGTTTTCCCCTATCTGCGCACAACAAAAGCGCCGTCCTAA
- a CDS encoding aldehyde dehydrogenase family protein, with translation MIEKRDFYIGGQWVAPQAGKDYQVIDPSTEEAFAVISLGGQADTDAAVAAAKAALPAWMATPVEERIALVEKLLEVYKRRGDEMGEMIAQEMGAPVDMAKSSQVGAGTWHLSNFIRAAKNFEFEGPLGDHAPNDRIIHEAVGVAALITPWNWPMNQVTLKVGAAAIAGCTMVLKPSEETPLDAMLFAEMMDEAGFPAGVFNLVNGDGVGVGSQLTAHEDVDMVSFTGSSRAGKLISKSAADTLKRVSLELGGKGANVVFADADEKAVKRGVLHMMNNTGQSCNAPSRMLVQRDIYDQAVETAAEVANAVTVGPASESGRHIGPVVNAVQWGKIQDLIQTGIDEGARLVAGGVGRPEGLNKGFYVRPTVFADVTPDMTIAREEIFGPVLSIMAFETEEEAVAMANDTVYGLTNYVQTQDGARLNRMARSLRSGMVEMNGQGRGAGSPFGGMKQSGNGREGGKWGLDDFLEVKAVSGWSNDA, from the coding sequence ATGATTGAGAAACGCGACTTTTACATTGGTGGCCAATGGGTAGCCCCTCAGGCTGGTAAGGACTATCAGGTTATTGACCCGTCCACAGAAGAGGCCTTTGCTGTTATTTCACTGGGTGGACAGGCAGATACAGATGCAGCGGTGGCAGCTGCTAAAGCCGCGTTGCCTGCTTGGATGGCGACACCTGTTGAAGAGCGGATCGCACTGGTTGAGAAGCTGCTCGAAGTTTACAAACGCCGTGGCGATGAAATGGGCGAGATGATTGCGCAAGAAATGGGCGCGCCTGTGGATATGGCCAAATCTTCGCAAGTGGGCGCGGGGACGTGGCATTTGTCTAACTTCATTCGGGCTGCGAAGAACTTTGAGTTTGAAGGACCGCTAGGTGATCATGCGCCAAACGACCGTATTATTCACGAGGCGGTCGGAGTTGCAGCGCTGATTACGCCTTGGAACTGGCCGATGAACCAAGTCACGCTCAAGGTTGGCGCGGCGGCGATTGCGGGTTGCACCATGGTGCTCAAGCCTTCGGAAGAGACGCCGCTTGATGCGATGCTCTTTGCTGAGATGATGGATGAAGCGGGCTTTCCTGCCGGTGTGTTCAATCTCGTCAACGGCGACGGTGTCGGCGTTGGGAGCCAGCTGACGGCACATGAAGATGTGGACATGGTGAGCTTCACAGGCTCGTCACGTGCGGGCAAGCTCATTTCGAAATCGGCGGCTGACACGCTCAAGCGTGTATCACTTGAGCTCGGTGGTAAGGGTGCAAACGTGGTCTTTGCTGACGCGGACGAAAAGGCCGTAAAGCGTGGTGTACTTCATATGATGAACAACACGGGCCAGAGCTGTAACGCGCCGAGCCGTATGCTTGTGCAGCGGGATATCTATGACCAAGCTGTTGAAACAGCTGCAGAAGTTGCCAACGCAGTGACGGTTGGTCCAGCCTCAGAATCTGGCCGCCACATTGGCCCTGTGGTCAATGCGGTGCAGTGGGGCAAGATCCAAGATCTGATTCAGACGGGTATCGACGAAGGCGCGCGGCTTGTTGCGGGCGGCGTTGGTCGCCCTGAAGGTCTCAACAAAGGTTTCTATGTACGGCCTACTGTTTTTGCAGATGTGACCCCTGATATGACCATTGCGCGCGAAGAAATCTTCGGACCTGTGCTGTCGATCATGGCGTTTGAGACTGAAGAAGAGGCTGTCGCGATGGCCAATGACACGGTCTATGGCCTCACCAACTATGTGCAGACCCAAGACGGCGCACGGCTCAACCGCATGGCGCGCAGCTTGCGCTCTGGCATGGTCGAGATGAACGGTCAGGGCCGTGGGGCGGGCTCGCCTTTTGGCGGCATGAAACAGTCGGGCAATGGCCGTGAAGGCGGCAAATGGGGGCTTGATGACTTCCTTGAAGTGAAGGCAGTCTCTGGCTGGTCGAACGACGCCTAA
- a CDS encoding pseudouridine synthase, with translation MSSDYNPPSDPLDIIHADHELISVNKPSGLLSVPGKGEHLADCLITRVQAAFPGALLVHRLDRDTSGVMIFAATPHAQRHLGLQFEKRQTKKAYIARVFGRLEPKTGTVDLPLIVDWPNRPRQMVCHETGKQAQTDWKVLKAADDESRVRLFPKTGRSHQLRVHMLALGHPILGDPFYATGAALSHPRLMLHAEELRLRHPDGGKGMRFFAKAPF, from the coding sequence ATGTCGAGCGACTACAACCCACCCTCTGATCCGCTGGATATCATCCATGCGGATCATGAGCTCATTTCAGTGAATAAGCCCTCCGGCCTCCTGTCCGTTCCGGGCAAGGGCGAGCATCTGGCCGATTGCTTGATCACACGTGTGCAAGCCGCCTTCCCTGGCGCGCTTCTCGTGCATCGGCTTGATCGGGACACATCGGGTGTGATGATCTTCGCCGCCACGCCTCACGCACAGCGGCACTTGGGTCTTCAGTTTGAAAAGCGCCAAACCAAGAAAGCCTATATCGCCCGTGTCTTTGGGCGGCTTGAGCCGAAGACAGGCACTGTCGATTTGCCTCTGATCGTGGATTGGCCCAATAGGCCCCGTCAGATGGTTTGTCATGAGACAGGCAAGCAAGCTCAGACCGATTGGAAAGTGCTCAAAGCTGCAGATGACGAATCACGGGTTCGGCTTTTCCCCAAGACGGGCCGCAGCCACCAGCTCCGCGTCCATATGCTTGCTCTCGGTCATCCGATCTTGGGGGACCCCTTCTATGCAACGGGGGCAGCCTTAAGCCACCCCCGTCTAATGCTTCACGCCGAAGAGCTGCGCCTGCGCCACCCTGATGGCGGCAAAGGCATGCGGTTTTTTGCCAAGGCGCCCTTCTAA